The following nucleotide sequence is from uncultured Campylobacter sp..
AGGATTTGCCCTACTGATGCTCGCGGTTTCGCTTTTTGCGCGCACGCTATCGTATAAATTTTACGCCGTCATCACGATACTAGCACTGGCTCTCGGCTTCGGGCTCGTTTTTGGATACAACAGCGGCATACGCGGGCTTTTCGACGTGATGCTGGTGGACGGAATCGCGACGCTATCGATGCTTATTATGCTCGCAGGCTCGATATTTTTCATCTTTCTATCTTTGGGCGCAAGAAGCGCGCACGAGTACCACACGGCGGAGTTTTTCGTACTGTTTTTATTCGTGCTCGTGGGGTATGAGTTTATGGTCGCGAGCGAAAATTTAATGATGATCTTCGTGGGGCTTGAGACGGGTTCGCTAGCGCTTTATACGCTAATCGCGCTTCACAATCGCGCCATATCGATCGAGGCTGCGCTAAAATATTTCATCATGGGTGCGATGGGATCGGGCTTTTTCGCATTCGGCGCGGCGATGTTTTTTCTATCGACTGGCTCTATGGAAATTTCAAACATCGCGCAGATCGCCAAGAGTTCAAATTTACAAACCAACGTCCTGCTTTTCGCCGCCTGCTCATTTATGATCGTCTCGATAGGATTTAAGCTCTCGCTGATCCCGTTTCACACCTGGACGCCCGACGTTTACGAGGGTGCGAGCTCCGCTATGGCGGGCTTTTTGTCCGTCGTGCCCAAGATCGCGGGCTTTGTCGTGGCGATCAGGCTATTTGAAGCGCTGCAAAGCATCGGCGTGCAGTGGCTAAACATCGTGCTCTACGCCGTAGCGGTGCTTACGATGAGCTTAGCGAACCTTATGGCGCTCGTGCAGCGCGACGTCAAGCGGATGCTCGCTTTCAGCTCCGTTTCGCACGCGGGCTTCGTGCTCTGCGCGATCGTGATCGGCTCGACGCAGGCAAACGCCGCACTTTTCACCTACTGGATCCTATATGCCGTGGCGAACCTCGGTGCGTTTGCGTTCATCTGGTGCGTGCGGCAAAGGCGCGCCCGCTCGTTAAATTTAAAATTTAAAACCCAAAGCGTCGCTTTAAATTTAAATGCAAACGGCGACGAGGAGAGGAATTTTATCTCAAAAGCAAAGCTTTCTTTTTCGCAAAATCACGAGTTAGCAGGCGCTACCGGCGAGTTAAATTTGGGCGAGAACGGAGAAAATTTAGCTTGCGGCGAGCGGAGCTC
It contains:
- a CDS encoding NADH-quinone oxidoreductase subunit N, which codes for MQNNLLNLASIAPMAILGGFALLMLAVSLFARTLSYKFYAVITILALALGFGLVFGYNSGIRGLFDVMLVDGIATLSMLIMLAGSIFFIFLSLGARSAHEYHTAEFFVLFLFVLVGYEFMVASENLMMIFVGLETGSLALYTLIALHNRAISIEAALKYFIMGAMGSGFFAFGAAMFFLSTGSMEISNIAQIAKSSNLQTNVLLFAACSFMIVSIGFKLSLIPFHTWTPDVYEGASSAMAGFLSVVPKIAGFVVAIRLFEALQSIGVQWLNIVLYAVAVLTMSLANLMALVQRDVKRMLAFSSVSHAGFVLCAIVIGSTQANAALFTYWILYAVANLGAFAFIWCVRQRRARSLNLKFKTQSVALNLNANGDEERNFISKAKLSFSQNHELAGATGELNLGENGENLACGERSSKASEQNSKENEQNFKESEPSAEASFFGTETCEPGAKICEQSSEFAARFEHPFEKFDGLIRTHPLFALCAAIFMLSLAGIPPFSVFWGKMYLLSAAVNSGYFALAVIMAVNSALALYYYLRLIVRMFLHEPRKDAELDGSLSAVSVQIKFAVVLASAACVLAPFLVKFLTGAVNNSVFLSGY